One Vibrio taketomensis DNA window includes the following coding sequences:
- the trmJ gene encoding tRNA (cytosine(32)/uridine(32)-2'-O)-methyltransferase TrmJ, with protein MLSNVKVVLVGTSHSGNIGSAARAMKVMGLSNMTLVAPACEVDGQAVALAAGASEIALNAQVVATLEEAVKECSLVIGSSARSRTLDWPMLEPRECGEKCAVETQAGQVAIVFGRERTGLTNEELQLCHYHVCIPANPEYSSLNLAMAVQTIAYEIRVAHLEKQKQDYAPQAPEAYPRHEELEMFFEHLEKVMMDTQFIAVDQPNKVMNKLRRLFSRARPEQQELNILRGVLTAIEKKIGSR; from the coding sequence ATGCTTAGCAACGTCAAAGTCGTTCTAGTAGGCACATCTCATTCAGGAAACATCGGTTCTGCAGCTCGCGCGATGAAAGTAATGGGATTGAGCAACATGACATTAGTTGCGCCTGCGTGTGAGGTTGATGGTCAAGCGGTTGCTCTTGCGGCCGGTGCGAGTGAAATAGCGCTTAATGCTCAAGTGGTTGCGACTCTGGAAGAGGCGGTAAAAGAGTGTTCTTTAGTTATTGGTTCTAGTGCACGCTCTCGTACACTTGATTGGCCAATGCTGGAGCCTCGCGAGTGTGGTGAAAAATGTGCAGTTGAAACACAAGCTGGTCAGGTAGCGATCGTTTTTGGTCGTGAGCGCACCGGTCTTACTAACGAAGAGCTTCAGCTTTGCCATTACCATGTGTGTATTCCAGCCAATCCAGAATACAGTTCACTGAATTTGGCGATGGCAGTACAAACAATTGCCTATGAAATTCGCGTCGCGCATTTAGAGAAGCAAAAGCAAGATTACGCACCTCAAGCCCCAGAAGCTTATCCTCGCCATGAAGAGTTAGAAATGTTCTTTGAACACCTTGAAAAAGTGATGATGGATACCCAATTTATAGCGGTAGACCAACCCAACAAGGTAATGAATAAACTACGTCGTTTATTCAGTCGTGCGCGCCCAGAACAGCAAGAGCTCAACATTCTTCGCGGCGTATTGACTGCTATTGAGAAAAAAATAGGCAGTCGTTAA
- the suhB gene encoding inositol-1-monophosphatase yields the protein MHPMLNIAIRAARKAGNHIAKSLENVEKIESTQKGTNDFVTNVDKEAEAMIIDTIKASYPEHCIVAEENGLIDGKDKDVQWIIDPLDGTSNFVKGLPHFAVSIAVRIKGKTEVACVYDPMQNELFTAQRGAGAQLNNARIRVKQVKDLQGAVLATGFPYKQKQHSESYFKILSALFVDCADFRRTGSAALDLCYVAAGRVDGFFELGLKPWDIAAGELIAREAGAIVTDFAGGTDYMQSGNVVTASARGVKGILKHIRENGNAAMLK from the coding sequence ATGCATCCTATGCTTAATATCGCTATTCGTGCTGCACGAAAAGCTGGCAATCATATTGCTAAATCACTAGAAAATGTTGAGAAGATTGAATCTACTCAAAAAGGCACGAACGACTTTGTTACTAACGTAGACAAAGAAGCAGAAGCAATGATCATCGATACAATCAAAGCCTCTTACCCAGAGCATTGTATCGTGGCAGAAGAAAACGGTCTTATCGACGGTAAAGATAAGGACGTTCAATGGATCATCGACCCACTGGATGGCACTTCTAACTTCGTTAAAGGTCTACCTCACTTCGCTGTATCTATCGCTGTTCGTATTAAAGGCAAAACAGAAGTAGCGTGTGTTTACGACCCAATGCAAAACGAGCTATTCACTGCACAACGCGGTGCTGGAGCTCAACTGAACAATGCACGTATCCGTGTTAAACAAGTTAAAGATCTACAAGGCGCTGTTCTAGCAACAGGTTTCCCATACAAACAGAAGCAACATTCAGAATCTTACTTCAAGATCCTATCTGCTCTATTTGTTGATTGTGCTGACTTCCGTCGCACTGGTTCTGCTGCGCTAGACCTATGTTACGTAGCAGCTGGTCGTGTAGACGGTTTCTTCGAACTTGGTCTAAAACCTTGGGATATCGCAGCTGGTGAACTAATCGCTCGTGAAGCTGGTGCTATCGTAACTGACTTTGCTGGCGGCACTGATTACATGCAATCAGGTAACGTAGTTACAGCTAGCGCTCGTGGCGTTAAAGGTATTCTTAAGCACATCCGTGAAAACGGTAATGCTGCAATGCTTAAATAA